A window from Salvia miltiorrhiza cultivar Shanhuang (shh) chromosome 2, IMPLAD_Smil_shh, whole genome shotgun sequence encodes these proteins:
- the LOC131008091 gene encoding uncharacterized protein LOC131008091, which translates to MTKQSMESQSATIKRLETTVGQLSGTLNQMQQQQQQPGKLHGQGLQPHQAQAVTVLRNGKVVNNKVETPVEEPPKEGRMEEQVKEPLQPREEEKEKEKEPEVKLHKAAKPYKPPVPYPSRLKNEKLDQQFTDFYNMLAKVNVNLPLLDVIRNVPAYVKFFKELASKKRKFVDNEKILVSEVANSIMQQPLPPKQRDPGSFVINIALGNGKEASGMLDLGAGINLMPYSIFKQLELGDLKPTRMCLQLADRSVRYPRGVIEDILVKVGGLIVPVDFVVLEIGEVHENGKEHTLLLGRPFMATTNTLIDVKNGTIKMTVLGESVSFSVHHSRALPSSSFTNECSYIDAIDGLAEMVFAQEQEIVEVFAGSADMEEFAREAEERERERRDKLPIDEPVVLEDAPKCKKPKLELKDLPKHLKYVYLEEGEEKPVIISAELTHEQEMALMGVLRSNKLAFGWGLADISGISPATCMHRIHLEDGATPKRDGQRRLNPVLMEVVRKEILKLLAEGIIYPIADSEWVSPVHVVPKKGGITVVLNDNKELVPTRPVTGWRYYQIAIAPEDQDKTAFTTPFGV; encoded by the exons ATGACAAAGCAGAGCATGGAGTCCCAGTCGGCTACAATCAAGCGTCTCGAGACAACCGTTGGGCAGCTCTCCGGGACATTGAATCagatgcagcagcagcagcaacaaccagGGAAGCTACATGGACAAGGATTGCAACCCCACCAAGCCCAAGCAGTTACTGTTTTACGCAATGGGAAGGTGGTGAACAACAAAGTGGAAACCCCTGTAGAAGAACCCCCCAAAGAAGGCCGCATGGAAGAGCAAGTAAAGGAGCCGCTGCAGCCAAGAgaggaggagaaggagaaagagaaagagcCCGAAGTGAAGCTCCACAAGGCCGCCAAGCCATACAAGCCACCGGTTCCTTACCCAAGCcggttgaaaaatgaaaagctGGATCAACAGTtcaccgacttctacaacatgttggcaaaGGTGAACGTGAACCTGCCACTGCTGGACGTGATCAGAAATGTTCCGGCTTACGTGAAGTTCTTCAAGGAGCTGGCGTCCAAGAAGAGGAAGTTTGTTGATAACGAGAAGATCCTTGTGTCCGAGGTTGCCAATTCCATCATGCAGCAGCCCTTGCCACCCAAGCAacgagatccaggtagttttgttatcaatattgctttggggaacggtaaggaggcctcgggtatgcttgatttgggggcagggattaatttgatgccgtactctatttttaagcaATTAGAGTTAGGCGATTTAAAACCCACTAGAATGTGCTTACAATTggcagatagatcagttaggtaTCCTCGCGGGGTTATTGAGGATATCCTAGTTAAAGTGGGTGGTTTGATCGTGCCTGTCGATTTTGTTGTGCTTGAGATAGGAGAAGTCCATGAGAATGGCAAGGAACACACTTTACTGCTAGGAAGACCATTCATGGccaccactaacacgttgattgatgtgaaAAATGGAACAATAAAAATGACCGTGTTAGGAGAGTCCGTGTCTTTTTCTGTGCATCATAGTCGCGCTTTGCCATCATCTTCTTTCACTAATGAATGCTCTTACATAGATGCTATTGATGGCCTTGCCGAGATGGTTTTTGCGCAGGAACAAGAGATAGTGGAGGTCTTTGCAGGATCGGCGGACATGGAGGAGTTTGCTCGGGAAgccgaggaaagagagagagaacgaagaGACAAACTCCCCATTGATGAGCCTGTGGTGCTTGAAGATGCCCCGAAGTGCAAAAAGCCCAAGTTGGAACTCAAGGATCTCCCTAAACACCTCAAATATGTGtacttggaagaaggagaggagaaGCCCGTGATCATATCCGCCGAGCTCACGCATGAGCAAGAAATGGCGTTGATGGGAGTGCTAAGGAGCAACAAGTTGGCATTTGGTTGGGGCCTTGCCGACATTAGTGGTATTAGCCCCGCCACATGCATGCATCGGATTCACCTCGAGGATGGAGCAACACCTAAGAGAGATGGTCAACGAAGACTCAACCCCGTCCTCATGGAGGTAGTACGCAAGGAGATACTCAAGCTATTAGCGGAAGGGATCATTTACCCTATCGCCGACAGTGAGTGGGTAAGCCCGGTGCATGTGGTGCCCAAGAAGGGAGGAATCACGGTTGTCCTGAATGACAACAAGGAGCTGGTGCCGACCCGCCCGGTCACGGGTTGGCGTTATTACCAAATAGCAATCGCGCCGGAGGACCAGGACAAGACGGCGTTCACAACCCCTTTTG GTGTATAG